The following are encoded in a window of Sebastes umbrosus isolate fSebUmb1 chromosome 7, fSebUmb1.pri, whole genome shotgun sequence genomic DNA:
- the LOC119491659 gene encoding extracellular calcium-sensing receptor-like yields the protein MLGGIFSLHSSWKNRQDTYMHKPLPLQCASLNFRGFQFTQAMLFAIDEINNSTDLLPGISLGYKIYDTCGSIARGVRVALALANGNEVASAPSEAPCTRLAQVQAIMGETSSSPCMAIATVIGPFHIPMISHFATCACLSDKTKYPSFLRTIPSDYYQSRALAQLVKHFGWTWVGAIRTNDDYGNNGMATFTEAAHQLGICLEYSVPFFRTDPPDKIQKIIDIIKASTAKVIVAFLSHMDMDVLLHELSHHNLTGYQWVGSESWIFDSQIAAMDRHHILDGAIGLSIPKAHVSGMREFMLDVKPLSSSSNEMFTEFWETLFSCKFNQSKSSVGNQRKCTGHEDLTGVQNSFTDMSLMPIFNNVYKGVYAVAHALHSILSCNKTCDNKVQLDPFTILQHIQKIQFKTKEGDEVYFNENGDPAAKYEIINWQPTQNSIVDFVTVGLHDASLPADKQLNLQNKSFNWAQNSKQVPLSVCSEKCPPGTRKVLQKGKSVCCYDCLRCAEGEISNITDSITCVRCHPEFWSNERRDACVKKEAEFLSYEEIMGALLTAASLFGTCLTAVVAFIFFRFRKTPIVRANNSELSFLLLFSLTLCFLCSLTFIGRPSEWSCMLRHTAFGITFVLCISCVLGKTIAVLMAFRSTLPGSNMMKWFGPAQQKLSVLGFTLIQVIICILWLTISPPFPFKNFKEFKDKIILECALGSAVGFWAVLGYIGLLAMLCFILAFLARKLPDNFNEAKFITFSMLIFCAVWITFIPAYVSSPGKFSVAVEIFAILASSFGLLICIFIPKCYIILLKPEKNTKKNMMGKGALK from the exons ATGTTGGGTGGAATCTTCTCTTTACACAGCAGCTGGAAAAACAGACAAGATACCTACATGCACAAACCACTGCCACTTCAATGCGCCAG TTTGAATTTCAGAGGGTTCCAGTTTACCCAGGCGATGCTCTTTGCCATAGACGAGATTAATAACAGCACAGACCTACTGCCTGGCATCTCTCTGGGCTATAAGATCTACGATACCTGTGGCTCCATTGCCAGAGGTGTGAGGGTAGCACTGGCCTTGGCTAATGGTAATGAAGTGGCATCTGCACCCTCCGAGGCACCATGTACCAGACTTGCCCAAGTGCAGGCCATTATGGGAGagacctcttcctctccttgcaTGGCTATAGCTACTGTCATCGGACCTTTTCATATCCCAATG atcaGCCACTTTGCTACGTGTGCTTGTCTCAGTGATAAAACTAAGTACCCATCCTTCCTCAGAACAATACCCAGTGACTACTACCAGAGCAGAGCCCTTGCCCAGTTGGTCAAGCACTTTGGTTGGACTTGGGTTGGAGCTATTAGAACAAATGATGATTACGGCAATAATGGCATGGCCACTTTCACAGAAGCCGCCCATCAGCTGGGTATCTGTCTGGAGTACTCTGTACCTTTCTTTAGAACAGATCCACCAGACAAAATACAAAAGATAATTGACATTATCAAGGCTTCCACTGCCAAGGTGATTGTTGCTTTTCTCTCCCACATGGATATGGATGTGTTACTACATGAGTTGTCTCACCACAACTTGACTGGGTACCAGTGGGTAGGCAGTGAGAGCTGGATCTTTGATTCCCAAATTGCAGCCATGGATAGGCATCACATTCTGGACGGTGCCATAGGCCTGTCCATCCCCAAAGCACATGTGAGTGGCATGAGAGAGTTCATGTTGGATGTGAAGCCGCTCAGTTCATCTAGTAATGAAATGTTCACAGAGTTTTGGGAGACATTGTTCAGCTGTAAATTCAACCAGTCAAAGTCTTCAGTGGGGAATCAGAGAAAATGTACTGGACATGAAGATCTGACTGGAGTGCAAAACAGCTTCACAGATATGTCACTCATGCCTATCTTTAACAATGTCTATAAAGGAGTGTATGCTGTAGCCCACGCACTTCATAGCATTCTGAGCTGtaacaaaacatgtgacaacAAGGTGCAGCTAGATCCATTTACG ATTTTACAGCACATACAAAAGATTCAGTTCAAAACAAAGGAAGGAGACGAGGTCTACTTTAATGAGAATGGAGATCCAGCAGCAAAGTATGAAATTATAAACTGGCAGCCAACACAAAATAGCATTGTGGACTTTGTCACAGTTGGTCTTCATGATGCATCTTTACCTGCAGACAAACAGCTGAATCTGCAAAATAAGTCTTTCAATTGGGCACAGAACTCAAAACAG GTACCTTTGTCAGTTTGCAGTGAGAAGTGTCCGCCAGGAACTCGCAAGGTTCTCCAGAAAGGAAAGTCTGTCTGCTGCTATGACTGTTTAAGATGTGCAGAAGGAGAAATAAGCAACATTACAG ATTCTATCACCTGTGTGCGATGCCACCCTGAGTTCTGGTCAAATGAGAGAAGAGATGCCTGTGTGAAGAAAGAGGCAGAGTTTCTATCATATGAAGAGATCATGGGAGCGCTGCTCACTGCAGCGTCCTTATTTGGAACATGCCTCACAGCTGTTGTGGCATTCATTTTCTTCAGATTCAGGAAAACACCAATTGTCAGGGCCAACAACTCTGAGCTGAGCTTCCTGCTGCTATTCTCCTTgactctgtgtttcctgtgctcTCTGACCTTCATCGGCCGGCCCTCTGAGTGGTCCTGCATGCTGCGACACACAGCGTTCGGCATCACCTTTGTCCTCTGCATCTCTTGTGTTCTGGGGAAAACTATAGCGGTTTTAATGGCCTTTAGGTCCACACTTCCAGGTAGTAATATGATGAAATGGTTTGGCCCGGCACAACAAAAACTCAGTGTCCTGGGTTTCACTCTCATACAAGTGATCATATGTATCCTCTGGTTAACaatttctcctccttttccattTAAGAATTTTAAGGAATTCAAGGACAAAATCATCTTAGAGTGTGCTCTGGGCTCAGCTGTAGGCTTCTGGGCTGTACTTGGGTACATAGGACTTCTGGCCATGTTATGTTTCATTCTTGCTTTTCTAGCCCGGAAACTGCCTGATAATTTCAATGAAGCCAAATTTATCACCTTCAGCATGTTGATATTCTGCGCAGTCTGGATCACTTTCATCCCAGCGTATGTCAGCTCTCCTGGGAAGTTCAGTGTTGCTGTGGAGATATTTGCTATTCTGGCCTCTAGTTTTGGACTgctcatttgtatttttattccaaaatgttatattattttactgAAACCTGAGaagaatacaaaaaagaatATGATGGGGAAGGGGGCACTGAAATAA
- the LOC119491588 gene encoding extracellular calcium-sensing receptor-like: MGKGASVCRLQGSAQPPELAQDGDLVIGGIFSFRTGQDYVINTFQTFPEVRKCKNFNFREFKFAQAVIFAINEINKDPDLLHNVKLGYKIYDNCGTMDILRAALALVSGLKGEVSDDNCIKTESVQAILGHSGSRPTIAFAQVVGRFHIPVISHFSTCACLSNRKEYPTFFRTIPSDYYQSRALAKLVKHFGWTWIGALAVNNEYGLNGIAAFIQAAQEYGVCIEYSEAFSSSDPADSLQRVIEIIKLATSKVIMAFMSHREIKLLAKELYKQNITGLQWVGSDAWITDHSLTNSEGHSILVGSLGFTVSKAEIPGLEEHLRQLHPSQFPDSQFVRDFWEDVFHCALNDTANTQRKPCSGSESLQNVESPFTDVSELRFTNNVYKSVYAVVHALDNLMKCEEGKGPFSNGSCADTKHIQPQQVLQYLNTVNFTTEEGERVYFDINGDSPARYELVNIQMTNKGTMEGVTVGIYDASLPEIHQFIMNNISVVWGNGLTKEVPVSVCSESCLPGTRTVLQKGKPICCYNCIPCPADSIHCMKCPSEYWSNEQRDACTRKAIGFLAYDEILGTLLALFSLLGVCLTMLTTLIFYGHKETPVVRANNSELSFLLLFSLTLCFLCSLTFIGRPSEWSCMLRHTAFGITFVLCISCVLGKTIVVLMAFRATLPGSNMMKWFGPAQQRLSVLAFTLIQVLICILWLTINPPFPFNNMLLHKDRIILECSLGSAVGFWAVLGYIGLLAILCFILAFLARKLPDHFNEAKFITFSMLIFCAVWITFIPAYVSSPGKFTVAVEIFAILASSYGLLFCIFLPKCYIILFRPEQNTKKHIMGKTSNHDVRY, from the exons ATGGGGAAGGGAGCCTCTGTGTGCCGACTGCAAGGCTCAGCACAACCACCTGAACTGGCCCAAGATGGCGACCTTGTTATCGGGGGCATATTTTCATTTCGCACAGGGCAGGATTATGTAATTAacacttttcagacatttccaGAAGTACGGAAATGCAaaaa CTTCAATTTCAGAGAATTCAAATTTGCTCAAGCAGTGATATTTGCCATAAATGAGATCAACAAAGATCCTGATTTGCTCCATAATGTTAAACTTGGCTACAAGATATATGATAACTGTGGAACTATGGACATACTTAGAGCTGCACTGGCACTGGTGAGCGGACTGAAGGGGGAAGTCAGTGACGACAACTGCATTAAAACTGAGTCAGTGCAAGCTATCTTGGGACATTCAGGATCGAGACCAACTATTGCATTTGCACAAGTTGTCGGAAGGTTTCATATACCTGTG aTCAGCCATTTTTCCACCTGTGCCTGTCTGAGCAACAGGAAAGAGTATCCCACTTTTTTCAGAACTATTCCCAGTGACTACTACCAGAGCAGAGCACTGGCAAAGCTGGTCAAGCACTTTGGTTGGACATGGATTGGGGCTTTAGCTGTGAATAACGAATATGGCCTCAATGGCATAGCCGCATTCATCCAAGCTGCACAAGAATATGGAGTGTGCATTGAGTACTCTGAAGCATTTTCATCATCAGATCCAGCTGATAGCCTGCAGAGAGTAATAGAGATCATTAAGCTTGCCACTTCCAAAGTGATCATGGCTTTTATGTCTCACAGAGAAATTAAGTTGCTGGCAAAAGAGTTGTACAAACAGAACATTACAGGACTGCAGTGGGTTGGCAGTGACGCCTGGATCACAGATCACTCTCTGACTAACAGCGAGGGACACAGCATCCTGGTGGGCTCGCTAGGCTTCACTGTCAGCAAAGCTGAGATCCCGGGGCTGGAGGAGCACCTGAGGCAGCTCCACCCCTCACAGTTTCCTGACagtcagtttgtcagagatTTCTGGGAAGATGTGTTCCACTGCGCTCTGAACGACACTGCAAATACACAAAGAAAGCCATGCAGCGGCTCTGAGAGCCTGCAGAATGTCGAATCACCGTTCACTGATGTTTCTGAGCTGAGATTCACCAATAATGTGTACAAGTCAGTTTACGCAGTGGTCCATGCTCTCGACAACCTGATGAAATGTGAGGAGGGTAAAGGGCCTTTTTCAAATGGGAGCTGTGCTGATACCAAACATATTCAACCACAGCAG GTCTTGCAATATCTCAACACTGTGAATTTCACAACTGAGGAAGGGGAGAGAGTTTATTTTGACATTAATGGAGACTCACCGGCAAGATATGAACTTGTTAATATACAAATGACAAACAAAGGAACCATGGAAGGAGTGACAGTCGGCATTTATGATGCTTCTCTTCCGGAGATTCATCAGTTTATCATGAATAACATTTCAGTTGTCTGGGGAAATGGGCTAACCAAG gAGGTTCCTGTGTCAGTCTGCAGTGAGAGCTGTCTCCCAGGAACCCGTACGGTCCTCCAGAAAGGGAAGCCAATATGCTGTTATAATTGCATACCCTGTCCAGCAG ATTCAATACACTGTATGAAATGCCCATCCGAGTACTGGTCCAACGAGCAGAGGGATGCCTGCACCCGCAAAGCAATAGGATTTTTAGCATATGATGAAATCCTGGGGACACTGTTAGCCTTATTTTCTCTGCTGGGAGTTTGTCTAACTATGCTCACAACGCTCATCTTCTATGGCCACAAAGAAACCCCCGTAGTACGAGCCAACAACTCTGAGCtgagcttcctgctgctcttctccttgactctgtgtttcctgtgctcTCTGACCTTCATCGGCCGGCCCTCTGAGTGGTCCTGCATGCTGCGGCACACAGCGTTCGGCATCACCTTTGTCCTCTGTATCTCGTGTGTTCTAGGAAAAACTATAGTGGTGTTAATGGCCTTCAGGGCCACACTTCCAGGTAGTAATATGATGAAATGGTTTGGGCCTGCACAGCAGAGGCTCAGTGTCCTGGCTTTCACTCTCATACAGGTTTTAATTTGCATACTTTGGCTGACAATAAACCCTCCTTTTCCTTTCAATAATATGTTACTCCATAAGGACAGAATCATCTTAGAGTGTAGTCTTGGCTCAGCAGTAGGGTTCTGGGCCGTGTTAGGATATATTGGACTCCTAGCtatattatgttttatactCGCTTTTTTGGCTCGAAAGTTGCCTGATCATTTCAATGAAGCCAAATTCATCACCTTCAGCATGCTGATATTCTGTGCAGTCTGGATCACCTTCATCCCAGCTTATGTCAGCTCTCCTGGGAAGTTCACTGTGGCTGTGGAGATATTTGCTATTCTGGCCTCCAGTTATGGACttcttttctgcatttttctgcCAAAATGTTACATCATTTTGTTCAGGCCCGAGCAGAACACTAAGAAACACATAATGGGAAAGACATCTAATCATGATGTACGTTATTAA
- the LOC119490988 gene encoding extracellular calcium-sensing receptor-like — protein sequence MLGGIFSLHSSWKNRQDTYMHKPLPLQCASLNFRGFQYTQAMLFAIDEINNSTDLLPGISLGYKIYDACGSIARGVRVALALANSNELASAPSEAPCTRLAQVQAIMGETSSSPCMAIATVIGPFHIPMISHFATCACLSDKTKYPSFLRTIPSDYYQSRALAQLVKHFGWTWVGAIRTNDDYGNNGMATFTETAHLLGICLEYSVSFFRTDPPDKIQKIIDIIKASTAKVIVAFLSHMDLDVLLHELSHHNLTGYQWVGSEGWIFDSQTAAMDRHHILDGAIGLSIPKAHVSGMREFMLDVKPLSSSSKEMFTEFWETLFSCKFNQSKSSEGNQRKCTGHEDLTGVQNSFTDMSLMPIFNNVYKGVYAVAHALHSILSCNKTCDNKVQLDPFTILQHIQKIQFKTKEGDEVYFNENGDPAAKYEIINWQPTENGIVDFVTVGLHDASLPADKQLNFQNKSLIWAQNSKQVPLSVCSKKCPPGTRKVLQKGKPVCCYDCLRCAEGETSNITDSITCVRCHPEFWSNERRDACVKKEAEFLSYEEIMGALLTAASLFGTWVTAVVAFIFFRYRKTPIVRANNSELSFLLLFSLTLCFLCSLTFIGRPSQWSCMLRHTAFGITFVLCISCVLGKTIAVLMAFRSTLPGSNVMKCFGPAQQKLSVLGFTLIQVIICILWLTISPPFPFKNFKEFKDKIILECALGSAVGFWAVLGYIGLLAMLCFILAFLARKLPDNFNEAKFITFSMLIFCAVWITFIPAYVSSPGKFSVAVEIFAILASSFGLLICIFIPKCYIILLKPEKNTKKNMMGKGAPK from the exons ATGTTGGGTGGAATCTTCTCTTTACACAGCAGCTGGAAAAACAGACAAGATACCTACATGCACAAACCACTGCCACTGCAATGCGCCAG TTTGAATTTCAGAGGGTTCCAGTATACCCAGGCGATGCTATTTGCCATAGACGAGATTAATAACAGCACAGACCTACTGCCTGGCATCTCTCTGGGCTATAAGATCTACGATGCCTGTGGCTCCATTGCCAGAGGTGTGAGGGTTGCACTGGCCTTGGCTAATAGTAATGAATTGGCATCTGCACCCTCCGAGGCACCATGTACCAGACTTGCCCAAGTGCAGGCCATTATGGGAGagacctcttcctctccttgcaTGGCTATAGCTACTGTCATCGGACCTTTTCATATCCCAATG atcaGCCACTTTGCTACTTGTGCTTGTCTCAGTGATAAAACCAAGTACCCATCCTTCCTCAGAACAATACCCAGTGACTACTACCAGAGCAGAGCCCTGGCCCAGTTGGTCAAGCACTTTGGTTGGACTTGGGTTGGAGCTATTAGAACAAATGATGATTACGGCAATAATGGCATGGCCACATTCACAGAAACCGCCCATCTGCTGGGCATCTGTCTGGAATACTCAGTATCTTTCTTTAGAACAGATCCACCAGACAAAATACAAAAGATAATTGACATTATCAAGGCTTCCACCGCCAAGGTGATAGTTGCTTTCCTCTCCCACATGGATTTGGATGTTTTACTACATGAGTTGTCTCACCACAACTTGACTGGGTACCAGTGGGTAGGCAGTGAGGGCTGGATCTTTGATTCCCAAACTGCAGCCATGGATAGGCATCACATTCTGGATGGTGCCATAGGCCTGTCCATCCCCAAAGCACATGTCAGTGGCATGAGAGAGTTCATGTTGGATGTGAAGCCGCTCAGTTCATCTAGTAAGGAAATGTTTACAGAGTTTTGGGAGACATTGTTCAGCTGTAAATTCAACCAGTCAAAGTCTTCAGAAGGGAATCAGAGAAAATGTACTGGACATGAAGATCTGACTGGAGTGCAAAACAGCTTCACAGATATGTCACTCATGCCTATCTTTAACAATGTCTATAAAGGAGTGTATGCTGTGGCCCACGCACTTCATAGCATTCTGAGCTGtaacaaaacatgtgacaacAAAGTGCAGCTAGATCCATTTACA ATTTTACAGCACATACAAAAGATTCAGTTCAAAACAAAGGAAGGAGATGAGGTCTACTTTAATGAGAATGGAGACCCAGCAGCAAAGTATGAAATTATAAACTGGCAGCCAACAGAAAATGGCATTGTGGACTTTGTCACAGTTGGTCTTCATGATGCATCTTTACCTGCAGACAAACAGctgaattttcaaaataagtctTTAATTTGGGCACAGAACTCAAAACAG GTGCCTTTGTCAGTTTGCAGCAAGAAGTGTCCTCCAGGAACTCGCAAGGTTCTCCAGAAAGGAAAGCCTGTCTGCTGCTATGACTGTTTAAGATGTGCAGAGGGAGAAACAAGCAACATCACAG ATTCTATCACCTGTGTGCGATGCCACCCTGAGTTCTGGTCAAATGAGAGAAGAGATGCCTGTGTGAAAAAAGAGGCCGAGTTTCTATCATATGAAGAGATCATGGGAGCGCTGCTCACTGCAGCGTCCTTATTTGGAACATGGGTCACTGCTGTTGTGGCATTCATTTTCTTCAGATACAGGAAAACTCCAATTGTCAGGGCCAACAACTCTGAGCtgagcttcctgctgctcttctccttgactctgtgttttctgtgctctCTGACCTTCATCGGCCGGCCCTCTCAGTGGTCCTGCATGCTGCGACACACAGCGTTCGGCATCACCTTTGTCCTTTGCATCTCTTGTGTTCTGGGGAAAACTATAGCGGTGTTAATGGCCTTTAGGTCCACACTTCCAGGTAGTAatgtaatgaaatgttttgggcCTGCACAGCAAAAACTCAGTGTCCTGGGTTTCACTCTCATACAAGTTATCATATGTATCCTCTGGCTAACaatttctcctccttttccattTAAGAATTTTAAGGAATTCAAGGACAAAATCATCTTAGAGTGTGCTCTGGGCTCAGCTGTAGGCTTCTGGGCTGTACTTGGGTACATAGGACTTCTGGCAATGTTATGTTTCATTCTCGCTTTTCTGGCCCGGAAACTGCCTGATAATTTCAATGAAGCCAAATTTATCACCTTCAGCATGTTGATATTCTGCGCAGTCTGGATCACTTTCATCCCAGCATATGTCAGTTCTCCTGGGAAATTCAGTGTTGCTGTGGAGATTTTTGCTATTCTGGCCTCTAGTTTTGGACTgctcatttgtatttttattccaaaatgttatattattttactgAAACCTGAGaagaatacaaaaaagaatATGATGGGGAAGGGGGCACCAAAATAA
- the LOC119491589 gene encoding extracellular calcium-sensing receptor-like: MLGGIFSLHSSWKNRQDTYMHKPLPLQCTSLNFRGFQFTQAMLFAIEEINNSTDLLPGISLGYKIYDTCSSIARGVRVALALANGNELASAPSEAPCTRLAQVQAIMGETSSSPCMAIATVIGPFHIPMISHFATCACLSDKTKYPSFLRTIPSDYYQSRALAKLVKHFGWTWVGAIRTNDDYGNNGMATFTEAAHQLGICLEYSVPFFRTDPPDKILQIIDIIKASTAKVIVAFLSHKDMDVLLHELSHHNLTGYQWVGSESWIFDPQIAAMDRHHILDGAIGLSIPKAHVSGMREFMLDVKPLSSSSNEMFTEFWETLFSCKFNQSKSSEGNQRKCTGHEDLTGVQNSFTDMSLMPIFNNVYKGVYAVAHALHNIMSCNETCDNKVQLDPFTILQHIQKIQFKTKEGDEVYFNENGDPAAKYEIINWQPTENGIVDFVTVGLHDAFLPADKQLNLQNKSFNWAQTSKQVPLSVCSEKCPPGTRKVLQKGKSVCCYDCLRCAEGEISNITDSITCVRCHPEFWSNERRDACVKKEAEFLSYEEIMGALLTAASLLGTWVTAVVAFIFFRFRKTPIVRANNSELSFLLLFSLTLCFLCSLTFIGRPSQWSCMLRHTAFGITFVLCISCVLGKTIAVLMAFRSTLPGSNVMKWFGPAQQKLSVLGFTLIQVIICILWLTISPPFPFKNFKEFKDKIILECALGSAVGFWAVLGYIGLLAILCFILAFLARKLPDNFNEAKFITFSMLIFCAVWITFIPAYVSSPGKFSVAVEIFAILASSFGLLICIFIPKCYIILLKPEKNTKKNMMGKGAPT, encoded by the exons ATGTTGGGTGGAATCTTCTCTTTACACAGCAGCTGGAAAAACAGACAAGATACCTACATGCACAAACCACTGCCACTGCAATGCACCAG TTTGAATTTCAGAGGGTTCCAGTTTACCCAGGCGATGCTCTTTGCCATAGAGGAGATTAATAACAGCACAGACCTACTGCCTGGCATCTCTCTGGGCTATAAGATCTACGATACCTGTAGCTCCATTGCCAGAGGTGTGAGGGTTGCACTGGCCTTGGCTAATGGTAATGAACTGGCATCTGCACCCTCCGAGGCACCATGTACCAGACTTGCCCAAGTGCAGGCCATTATGGGAGagacctcttcctctccttgcaTGGCTATAGCTACTGTCATCGGACCTTTTCATATCCCAATG atCAGCCACTTTGCTACTTGTGCTTGTCTCAGTGATAAAACTAAGTACCCATCCTTCCTCAGAACAATACCCAGTGACTACTACCAGAGCAGAGCCCTTGCCAAGTTGGTTAAGCACTTTGGTTGGACTTGGGTTGGAGCTATTAGAACAAATGATGATTACGGCAATAATGGCATGGCCACTTTCACAGAAGCCGCCCATCAGCTGGGTATCTGTCTGGAGTACTCTGTACCTTTCTTTAGAACAGATCCACCAGACAAAATACTTCAGATAATTGACATTATCAAGGCTTCTACTGCCAAGGTGATTGTCGCTTTCCTCTCCCACAAGGATATGGATGTGTTACTACATGAGTTGTCTCACCACAACTTGACTGGGTACCAGTGGGTAGGCAGTGAGAGCTGGATCTTTGATCCTCAAATTGCAGCCATGGATAGGCATCATATTCTGGATGGTGCCATAGGTCTGTCCATCCCCAAAGCACATGTCAGTGGCATGAGAGAGTTCATGTTGGATGTGAAGCCACTCAGTTCATCTAGTAATGAAATGTTCACAGAATTTTGGGAGACATTGTTCAGCTGTAAATTCAACCAGTCAAAGTCTTCAGAAGGGAATCAGAGAAAATGTACTGGACATGAAGATCTGACTGGAGTGCAAAACAGCTTCACAGATATGTCTCTCATGCCTATCTTTAACAATGTCTATAAAGGAGTGTATGCTGTGGCCCACGCGCTTCATAACATTATGAGCTGTAACGAAACATGTGACAACAAGGTGCAGCTAGATCCATTTACG ATTTTACAGCACATACAAAAGATTCAGTTCAAAACAAAGGAAGGAGACGAGGTCTACTTTAATGAGAATGGAGACCCAGCAGCAAAGTATGAAATTATAAACTGGCAGCCAACAGAAAATGGCATTGTGGACTTTGTCACAGTTGGTCTTCATGATGCATTTTTACCTGCAGACAAACAGCTGAATCTGCAAAATAAGTCTTTCAATTGGGCACAGACCTCAAAACAG GTGCCTTTGTCAGTTTGCAGTGAGAAGTGTCCTCCAGGAACTCGCAAGGTTCTCCAGAAAGGAAAGTCTGTCTGCTGCTATGACTGTTTAAGATGTGCAGAAGGAGAAATAAGCAACATTACAG ATTCTATCACCTGTGTGCGATGCCACCCTGAGTTCTGGTCAAATGAGAGAAGAGATGCCTGTGTGAAGAAAGAGGCCGAGTTTCTATCATATGAAGAGATCATGGGAGCGCTGCTCACTGCAGCGTCCTTATTAGGAACATGGGTCACTGCTGTTGTGGCATTCATTTTCTTCAGATTCAGGAAAACACCAATTGTCAGGGCCAACAACTCGGAGCtgagcttcctgctgctcttctccttgactctgtgttttctgtgctctCTGACCTTCATCGGCCGGCCCTCTCAGTGGTCCTGCATGCTGCGACACACAGCGTTCGGCATCACCTTTGTCCTTTGCATCTCTTGTGTTCTGGGGAAAACTATAGCGGTGTTAATGGCCTTTAGGTCCACACTTCCAGGTAGTAATGTAATGAAATGGTTTGGGCCTGCACAGCAAAAACTCAGTGTCCTGGGTTTCACTCTCATACAAGTTATCATATGTATCCTCTGGTTAACaatttctcctccttttccattTAAGAATTTTAAGGAATTCAAGGACAAAATCATCTTAGAGTGTGCTCTGGGCTCAGCTGTAGGCTTCTGGGCTGTACTTGGGTACATAGGACTTCTGGCCATATTATGTTTCATTCTTGCTTTTCTGGCTCGGAAACTGCCTGATAATTTCAATGAAGCCAAATTTATCACTTTCAGCATGTTGATATTCTGCGCAGTCTGGATCACTTTCATCCCAGCGTATGTCAGCTCTCCTGGGAAGTTCAGTGTTGCTGTGGAGATATTTGCTATTCTGGCCTCCAGTTTTGGACTgctcatttgtatttttattccaaaatgttatattattctACTGAAACCTGAGaagaatacaaaaaagaatATGATGGGAAAGGGGGCACCAACATAA